The Opitutaceae bacterium nucleotide sequence TCCCGGCCCGGCCGACCACCGGCGCACCGCTCGATGCGGCTGTGGGGACCTCGTCAACCTCACCTTAGCCCATGCCTCCGCCCATCCGCTACCTCGCCGACGCCAACGTCGATCCCGTGACCGACCGGCAGATCCGGGACCTCCTGACCACCTGCTTCACCAAGGCTGAAGATGAGGTCTTCAAGCACCGCCGCTATTTCATCGAGCCCTATCCCCACCGCTGGATCATCCGGGATCCCGATCCGGCCGGCCCGATCATCGCCCATATCGGAGTCCATGACAGAACGATGCGGGTCGGTTCAGGAACCCGTCGCTTTGCCGGGATTGCCGAAGTCTGTGTTCATCCGGGGCATCGGAGCCGGGGTCATGTTCGATCGATGCTGGCCGTCATCCACCCCTGGCTGGCCGTTCACGGATTTCCTTTCTCGATACTCTTTGGCGACCCGAACGTTTATCGATCCAGCGGCTACCGCGTCATCGACACCATTCGGATGAACAGGGATCCGGCCGACCCGGACAGTCCGCGGAAAACGGTCACCGCCATGATCCGACCACTCACTGACGAGCCCTGGCCGGAAGAATCTGTTTACATTCCAGGCAACCCTTTCTGAGAGTCATCACGGGAACGGACCCGACGAACCGACCCACTTTCCATCAACCCGATCCGAGACCATGCCAACCACCCGCTATCCCACCCCTCTTGCCGGCCTCTGCACCCACGCCGATGGCGCCCGGGCCGGCCTCAGCGTGGACATCACCGTCAACCGGCTCCGGCGATACGTCTACCTCAAGAGCCAGCTTCTCTTTCTTCACGCCTCCCGCTTCAACGAGATACCGGAATGGGAGGTGAAGGGCGCCATTTCGCTGCATCTCTGGCAGGATGCCGAGCACGGCACGTGGTTTCGCAACCGGGTGACCGAGATGCGGACCCCCCCTCACAATCTGGACAAAGTGCCGGACCCCGCCCTCGCCGCTTTCATGGGCGAATTGATGCGTCCCGCTGACACAATTGAGTTTCTCTTCGGGATCTACGGCCTGCTCAAGCCCGCGCTCATCGCGGCCTTCCGGAATCATCTCGCCCAGGCTCACCCCATCGCCGATCAACCGACCCGCCGTCTCCTTCAATTCGTTCTCATCGAGGAGGAGGCTCAGCTGGCCTGGGGACAGGATGCCCTCGAAAAGCTCTTGCACAGTGCCGGCCGCTCGCTGACGGACACCTCTCTCGAAGCGTGGCGGAATCACCTGAATGACTACCTGGCCGCGGCCGGCGGCATCCATGGCGAAGACCCGAGACCGTCGGAGATACGATTGCCGCCCGCCAGGGCCGGCCAGCCTTCCACCCCGTCACCGACCCCCAGGAGGGACGCCCGATTCACGAATGTCTGGCGGTCCCGCGGTGTGGTCCCCGATTCCACCCGACCGGTGCACGAACGCCTCTGGTGGTTGATGAACGTGCGACTGAACGAGATGCACGTCTCCGAACTGATCGCCACCGTCATCGCCGAATGGAAGGATCAACCGTGGGAATTTTATCACGACCTCAGCCGACATCTGTGGGATGAAACGCGGCACTGCATGCTCGGCGAGGTGGCTTTCGCTTCCTCAGGGATCGATTTCACCGCGATCCCCACCCATATCGGCTTTGCGGAATATCCCAATCGGGAGCTCCCGCCCCCCGAGCGCTACGCCTTTCTCTGGGGGATCGAACAG carries:
- a CDS encoding GNAT family N-acetyltransferase, yielding MPPPIRYLADANVDPVTDRQIRDLLTTCFTKAEDEVFKHRRYFIEPYPHRWIIRDPDPAGPIIAHIGVHDRTMRVGSGTRRFAGIAEVCVHPGHRSRGHVRSMLAVIHPWLAVHGFPFSILFGDPNVYRSSGYRVIDTIRMNRDPADPDSPRKTVTAMIRPLTDEPWPEESVYIPGNPF